The genomic window TGTTTTTGTATTCTATAACATTTCTTCAAACTAAATCAAATTCATTCCTTTGACAGATTCCTTGAATTGTTCTTATAGTGTAAGTTATTTTTTTCTAGTATCATAAGTTGCTTTAGTTTATTCCACCACTTATCTatcaccaaattttcagcattttccCAGTTGTTAACAATAATTATTCTGGCAGCTACAATCATAAAATTAACCAAAGTTTTTTGTTTACATCTCATGTTATTATTCCAAAATTAGTTAAGAAGAgctaatgaagctgatggttcTATCTTGTCTTTTattatttcttctatttctttaaatatttccccccagaattctTTAACTACTGGACAATCCCAACACATATGACTATAGGTCCCCAACTGGCCACATCCTCTCCAACAATTTTTGTTTAGAGAACCTCTTAGATAAGGTTCtctgacaatggaacagggatcataagagtatagatataaggagaaagtacaatagtagtaaattagtaaatggcatcataaagtccaaaatatacagtatgataattctttgctagactAGAAAATCAgtactttgggttcaattgttcacaaaaaacattggggcaataaaaatgtcaaggttagtgattaatctTAAGGGTCAGCACAACCCCACTATACAAGAGATACTTGTATATATACTATACAATACAAGAGATACTTGtatatatactatactatacaaGAGCAGATGCCTATATGATACCCTTTActcatatttaaaaaattattaaatctCCAGACTGAGCCTTAGGATTTCCTTGGATTCTGTTAGGATTATTGGAGGAATGGATGGTTCAGCTTCAttcaaggttagtgattaatggctgacactttcccagttatgcaaagaagtaattaaaagcgacttgttgctagccccatccatctccacccaggcatggaggcatccccacaagtggcAAGCCATGCTGAGTTgctgagaacagagagttagattctaaatagcattacacattTACTTACATCAGATAACAGtagaaagaagaggggattgtaaggaaagTGGCAATAAGAGTTTAATGATGTTACCATACGTTGTGAGATAAGAAAtgtatgtccttgttgagtcctcggtattccattgttttcagtgttgtaataacttgctttgttgtggcgcagagtgctcttgtggcgcagagtggtaaggcagccgtctgaaagctttgcacataaggctgggagttcaatcccagcagccggctcaaggttgactcagccttccatccttctgaggtcggtaaaatgaggacccagcttgctggggggtaaacggtaatgactggggaaggcactggcaaatcaccccatattgagtctgccatgaaaacgctagagggcatcaccccaagggtcagacatgactctgtgcttgcacaggggatacctttacctttacctttaataacttgcatttctgcaatctccctttctagtctgtcctTGATGTTCCTTTGCAATGAAACAGCGACTTTGAGGTCCCTAACTGAATGTCCTGCAAGGCTGAAGTGCTCCCCTACAAGTTTCTCCGTCAGTCTTGATGTCAGTCtcgtgtccatttattctttattCTCTACAAAGGACAACCATCTCAAACCCTCCATGAACGTGTACATTTTATTAGGTACGATACATAATCCAGAACTACTTCAGATAAATCCATCTTAGAAAAACTAATTTCTGCCACTGACCGCAATCATTTGCTCATGAGGAGAACCACGGACACAACTCAATGGAGCTTGTACAGAGAAGTTCTCAATGGATCATTCTCCAAGAGTAGTTGATGGTCCTTCTTGCAGAAGAGAATGCCCTCCCCGTAAGGTGGCTCAGTAGGTTTTAAGATGGTACTAGATTCAAACAGCACTTTAAGTGTTGGAGCATCCCGACCCAtgcctgtttcaatttgggaTTAATTAATATCAGGATAATGGCATGCCCAGAGGGATACAGAGCACTCACAGTAAGCAGCATCACTGTCCAGGAGAGGTGGACCTTGAAGACCAGAATGGATTGTAAAGCAGTCATGGCAAAATAGATCAGGTACAGAAGAGCAAAGGAACCCAGAGCTTTGATGGCAGTCAAGTGCGCTTGTGTATTCAGATCCCTGGTGCCAGTTCCAGTCTGTTGCATACCTCTCAAGTGCTTCCACAGGGAACTTATTAAGAAGGCAGTCGAGGACAGAAATACCGCAATAGGAATAATATCGAATATGGTATATAGAGTAGTGAAAGTGATACACTTGCTTGACATGTTCATTTCAGCATGGCTCCTGTTGCTCACAATGTTGGGACTGCAGGTAAGCCAGCCATAGTCCAAGCCTGTGGTAAGAATGATAGTCTTGACAGCTGACGAGATCACAGAGCCCAGGAGCATCCAGGGCACCAGCCCAGGGAGTCGATGCTTGATTCGGAGAAAAagagggtgggagaagatggcgATTTTTGCGAAGTAGAAAACACTGAGGCAGGCTGCAAACCAAAGGTTCACAGCGTCTGTAAATTTCCATATGCCCGTTAGTGAGAATAGTATGCTGTTCTGTGAAACATTAAGCAAAGCAAATAAAGTTATCCCCAGAATCGTTACTGCCTGCAGCAAAAGTCTGGCTAAGCCAAGACAGGTCAGGATCAGGTCTGTTGGGGAGAGTTTCCTGCTTCTGAGCCAGTCGATGAAATGAATGAGGACAATCGATCCATTGGCCACCAATCCAATGAGCGTTTCCACAACCAGAAGTAGAAAGCAGACGATGGTTAACAAAGTATCCATCCTTCTGAACACCAAAGGAAAGTGCGTCTTCAGTGGCGATGTTCACATTTTACCCACCGCTGTCCTTTTAGTGATACGAACACTACAGAATGCAACACTTTAGACTTCTGTTTGGGAACAGGGGGAGAATCATCTGGAGAGGCTGGGGTTATTTTCAAGTGTTGATCATACAGAAATGCAAATTTTACCGGGAAGGACGGGCTTCCAAACACAGCAGTCCTCAGGTGAGCTATACCTATCTAAACTCATGGCCTTTAATGGATTTTGGtgggagtaactctgtttaggattgcactgtaactcTGTATCCTCTTCTAGAATATCATGTTTGCGTACTCTGCGGTGATGCTAAATATGATCTTTGCATCTGACCTCAGTTATGATAATGTAGTGTTCTTAGATGTCTTTGTGGACTTAGAATATTTTCTCAGTTCTATCTACTGGGCCCATGAAGCTGTTGTATATAGAACCAGATACTTGGACCACCAGGATCAATATTATCTTCTCAGACTGGTTGAGGTCATTCATCCACACCACCTGCTTCCCCCCCTTCATGAGTTTTTcaggagaggacaaaccactgcctccttaaaccCTTCAGGGAACTCTCCCAATGTCAGGGAGAGTTTCACAGTCTCCCTCGAAGGGCCCCTAATCTGTCTGTCTCCCAGTTTGAGCAACCATTATAGACAGGGGTCTACGGGGCAAGTTGTCGTCCTTTATAAAACATAACCCAGTCAAACCAGCTAAGATGTATTAGTGCTTCTGATGTCCTGACCAGTAATTGCTTCAGAGGACGTATTTGTGTAGGGACCAGCTCTCATTGGCCCCAAGCCAACACCTGGTGGAATTCCTTCTTCTGGTCAGCTCTGGAAATAGCTTCCTATCCCCTCCCCCAGATAActaggaattctgggaagaagaagctctCACACCCACACCTTattccaggtacctgcttcctggccaggcaAATTAATATTTGAATGGGGAGATACCAAGCTCCACAGCTCAGAGGAGAAAAAACCCTGTGTCCTTTTGAAGTAGGTAGGGGGAGGGCATTCTGCTACAAAAGTTCATCCTCTGAAGATCCTCTTCCTTCTGTCTAAAAGGCAAGAGCCTCTCTTTTACTATGTCAGTATCTCAAAAGAATTGGCCCTTGCAGTCATTGACAAATGAATGGAATAACTGACTGGTACTTTGTAGGTTACTTCCCTTTAAGGACCAGAAATTGCTCCTGTTCATAGTTCTGCCCCCtcagggggctgggggctggggggagatgTTTACTAATTGAAAATGAAGCAGATTTTGTGTGTGCAAAAGGTTCAGACCGTTAATGGTCTACACCCAAACAGAGGGTATTGACTTGTGGAATCATGGGAGCAGGGGGGGGTAGCACAACAGTCAAGTAGGTGAAATATggaaaactagaaattaagcccgctgtataaaaaataaagtgggcactagcgggcagtgggtgggtacTGGAGGCCCCTCCGGctgttcccctcccctggcccttggctTCAGCGCGGGGCTCGGAGTGCCACACTgaagcctgcccctcccccccactcactCCCGGCTTCAGCGCGGGGCTCCTTGGTCCACACTGAAGCCTGCCCCGTCCCCCCACTCTGGGGCTGACTCCGGGGCTGCGGGGCGGGCCAAGGGACAGccccaccacagacacactgGGGCTGTCCCTTGGGCTTCCctgaaggctccccccccccgcctgcctcccGCCTGCCTCTGGGGCTTCGGGACGGGCCAAGGAACAGCTCCCCATTACAGACTgggcccacccccacaccccttactgctttatttttaccgcttCCGTGGAGCTGTGTAAAGTTATCTGCTGTGGAAGCAGCTCAGGTAACAAAGTTCCCCAAGCCATAGATGTGAAGGGCCTGTGGGAAGTGTTTTCACTGAAGGAGTTATTACAGTTCttttcaatggaaaaaaaatgtaaatttggATGCACTGAAAAATCTATAAGAAAAACTGTTTTCTCTTTGGGATGGAATGATTTGTAAAGAAACACTGTACTTACCCAGTATGCGCACGATTAATACATTTTTGTAAGAGAATCCATGTCATCAGTGAACAATTCTTCTCTATGTTGCAAACCACCAAATATGGCTGTGTTTATGATTATAACTCTtataattatttttgttatttgtgACTAGATGTATGATGCTATAACAAGAGGCTCCATTCCCGTATCACAGTATCTGATTAAAGAATTATAAAAGGCTTTGCCTTTTATAGGTTTAGTGGCAGAATTCTCCAGGATTTATCTATTAAaggaggtaaaatgagtacccagcttgctggggggtagacggtaatgactggggaaggcactggcaaaccaccccgtattgagtctgccaagaaaacgctagagggcgtcaccccaaggggcagacatgactcggtgcttgcacaggggatacctttaccttttctttttttatcaacCTTTACATCTGATCACATGAATGATTAAGATATCAGTTTGGTTCTTTGAACTAACTTAATTCTCACACAGTCCACTCTGAACATGAATACTGGAAATTCTTCCATAATGACCTcattcacttccctccctcagtgaCAAGATTTCCCCTTTCTATTCCCGTCTGCTGACTTAGccaccctagtaatgtgttttcttctttgctaaaAAACTCTGGTTGTCCCACCCTTGAGGCGGCGATAGGACTTTGCGGGCTAAATGGAGTGCAAAGCCCCCCTCCGATGCCACGGGCCAAGGGGCAGGAatatcccctcccctggctgccgTGGCATCTTGGAGACTTCTCGCCACGTCTGCATGGAGGCTTCTCGCCACGTCTGCAACAACATGGTgagaggccttcgcggcccaacaGGGAATGGAAACCCCCCATTTCCACAACCCCAGGCCACTTACATGAGTCCTGGGGAGTGTCCAGGTGCAAACTGCTGACAATggcggcagagagcccctggctggcCGGGTGTGCGGGAGTGGGCAGGGCATCCCGTTTGGGCCCTGCCTCGGACTGGCCATGCCCACTCCCCACCCGCTTAgcccttattgttttatttaacagCAACCCGCTGATACAGATTTTGTCCCAGTGTTCTCTAAACACTCCGGCACACTTTCTTTAGTATTCtctaactcttttggtttccagaaggctgatacactctttccagtacccaacccccttctcttgaaGCACTGGTACCTGTcttgagttttttttaaactgaatttaaggtctttaaaggcagtttctaatcacattaaaggcagtttctaaccatacCACGTCTCCGCACTCTTTGGAGCTAATTCCCTGTTTGACTGAGTAGGGaaattcttctctcactagaagatcaaTCCCCTATCTTTGGCCTGAATGGGTCTTCACCTACTTCCTAAACTTTGCCCCAGTTctccatctgtgttaaactgctctcagctaaggctgaaatcagactccactcagtcaaggcagaaacCTGACTGACTCCTCAGCATATAGCTCTCAAGTCTTTCTCGGCTTGACTGATGCTAGCCAATCAGATTggttggagcagcctgtcactcaaggctgtctgtttttgtgaagaattaacccttcacagtcctttattgtttgtataacACGTCTAAGCTTCTCGAAAGTGCAGTCTATCATGTCACACCCTTTGAATTCATTGCTTCAAGGCGGTTCTCACAAGCATCTCCTGTGCAATAAGTGACACATGTGAGTGCACCTTATACCAACAGTTAAATATCTTATACCAACATATATATTTCTACAACACTCAAACTGCATCAGCAACCCATTTTAAAGCTCTGTTGTGAGAACATCTTCTCCATCTAAAACCACAATGCCAAAAAAAGGAACACATATTCATCCTAAATTTataaagattcaagtgggtagctgggttggtctgaagaagcacaacaacaattgaatccaatagcagtttgttattattattattttattttaatagacgTAGAAAGTAAAAAATAGCCGTGACAGGGTACTGtggacaaaaaacaaaaacaaaaagccaattaacaaccacaaaacaaacacaatatgatTAACAAAATACATAAACTAACATATGTAAATAATTATGTAAATTATGTAAATTATGTAAATAACTCTAAAAcatttaaagatgtttttttatTCTATAAATGCTATTTAAAGATGTTTTTGTATTCTATATCATGTTTCCAAACTAAATCAAATTAATTCCTTTGACAGACTCCTTGAATTGTTCTTATATTGTAAATTCTTTTTTCTACTATCATAAGTTGCTTTAGTCTATTCCACCACTTATCTatcaccaaattttcagcatttttccaaTTGTTAGCAATAATTATTCTGGCAGCTACAATCATAAAATTAACCAAAGTTTTTGGTTTACAACACATGTTATTATTCAAAAATAAGTTAAGAAGTCctaatgaagctgatggttcTATCTTGTCTTTTattatttcttctatttctttaaatatttccccccagaattctTTAACTACTGGACAATCCCACCATATATGACTATAGGTCCCCAACTGGCCACATCCTCTCCAGCAGTTTTTGTTTAGAGAACCTCTTAGATAAGGTTCtctgacaatggaacagggatcataagagtataaatataaggagaaagtaaattagtagcagatTAGCAAATGCCTTCATAATGTCCAAAGTatacagtatgataattctttgctagactAGAAAATCAGTACTTTGGattcaattgttgttcacaaaaacactggggcaataaaaatgtcaaggttagtgattaatctTAAGGGTCAGCACAACCCCACTATACAAGAGCAGATGCCTATTTGATACCCTTTActcatatttaaaaaattattaaatctCCAGACTGAGCCTTAGGATTTCCTTGGATTCTGTTAGGATTATTGGAGTAATTGATGGTTCAGTTTCAttcaaggttagtgattaatggcagacactttcccagttgtgaaaagaagtaataaaAAGCAACCCCATCGATCTCCACCCaggcatggaggcatccccataAGTAGCAAgccatgctgagtttgttatctCCTCCTGAGAAcagagggccgttccgcattcgtccaaaatagcacaatggttactaattgaaatcgctacagttttgccattatgcacaacgtcgttgacatttgcaaactcctgaaaccgatctgcaaaaagcgcttcattgtatcGCTTTCAgtgaaatcccaaaaagtggattcgcccttcggaaagcgctacactcctgcaaccaatctgcaacactagcgggaaaccattgttgcagtttctgcaaagtccctccccctgactctctcctctgattttccggtgaagcgatcgctatttttttttctccgagcaagcggagatcaacacaccagcgagccttcgtttacccagtgaggcttccctggctgcagcccctctgtttaaagtcaccaagcacaagcgttgcagaggcccgtttgctggtttattttcactttatttttcacactgttttcggccgaaaatcgcgcccgtgaggggggggaattttttttttcactcggggggagcgtggcaacgatgaaacggcagctcaaacaccacctgctagctggatgggtctctccgttgcaacgaatcaatgcatattcgttgcaacgggtgtgtgtgtttttttttaataccttccttaaagggaaaggggctgtttgggagcatgataacggccgcccattggctgcttgacggccaggggcgggacacagagCAATAGCGCTtcttggctagcgatttttgcagagaccggaaccctgtgggaaacgatagaaacacaactggattccactacaaaggcaggtatgcgttacactgaattccactatttaaaatggcgatttttcgttcagcaaacaatttgctacatggatcccggtgcggaatggcccagagagttagattctaaatagcattacacattTACCTACATCAGATAACAGtagaaagaagaggggattgtaagggaaGTGGCTATAGGAGTTTAATGATGTTACCATACATTGTGAGATAAGAAATTTATGTCCTTGTTCAGTCCAGTCaggttttgagtgttgtaatgcttgcatttctgcagtacCCCTTTCTAATCTGTTATTAAAGTTcctttacaataaaacagctactttgaggtcccccatTGAATGTCCTGCAAGGTTGAAGTGCTCCCCTACAAGTTTCTCAGTCccgtgatttttgatgtcagacttttctccatttattctttttttttctctacaCAGGACAATCAGCTCAAACCCTCCACGATCTTGTACATTTTATTAGGTATGATAAATAATCCAGACATACTTCCAATAAATCCAGCAAAAAACCCCTAATTTCTGCCACTGACTGCAATCATTTGCTCATGAGGAGATCCATGGACACAACTCAGTGGAGCCTGCACAGAGTTCTTCTCAATGGATCATTCCCCAAGAGTAGCTGACGGTCCTTCTTGCAGAAGAGAACGTCCTCCTCCAAGGTGGCTCAGTAGATTTTAAGATGGTACTAGACTCGAACAGCACTTTAATTGTTGGAGCATCCTCACCCAtgcctgtttcaatttgggaTTAATTAATATCAGGATGATGGCATGTCCGGAGGGATACAGAGCACTCACAGTAAGCAGCATCACTGTCCAGGTGAGCTGGGTCTTCCAGACAAGGATGGATTGTAAAGTAGTCATGGCAATATAGATCAGGTACAGAACTGCAAAGGAACCCAGAGCTTTGATGGCAGTCATGTGCGCTTGTGTGTTCAGATCCCTGGTGCCAGTTCCAGTCTGTTGCATACTTCTCATGTGCTTCCACAAAGAACTTATTAAAAAGGCAGTCGAGGACAGAAATACCATAATGGGAACAATATCCAAGGCAGTATATAGAGTAGTGAAAGGTAGACACTTGCCTGAGATGTTCATTAATGCATGGCTCCTGTTGCTTACAGGTGAAATGTTGAAACTGCAGGTAGATGAGCCATAGCCCCAGGCTGTGTTAACAATAATAGTCTTGACAGCTGAAGAGGTCGCAGAGCCCAGGAGCAGCCAGGGCACCAGCCCAGGGAGTCGTTGCTTGACTCGGAGAAAAagagggtgggagaagatggcgATCTTTGCTAAGTAGAAAACACTGAGGCAGGCAGCAAACCAAAGGTTCAGACTGTTTGTAAATTTCCATATGCCTGTCAGTGGGAATAGTACGTTGTTCTGTGAGACTTTAAGCAAAACAAATAGAGTTATGCCCAAAATCATGATGGCCTGCAGCAAAAGTCTGGCTAAGCCAAGACAGGTCAGGATCAGGTCCGTTGGGGAGAGTTTCCTGCTTCTGAACCAGTCGATGAAATGAATGAGGACAATCGATCCATTGGCCACCAATCCAGTAAGGGTTTCCACAACCAGAAATACAAAGCTGACAATTAATACGGTAGCCATCTTTCCCAGCACCAAAGGAAAGTGGCGTCTTCTGTGGCGATGTTCACCCTTTCCCCAGTGCTGTCCTTTCAGTGATAGTAACACTACAGAGTACAACACTTTAGCCTTCTGTTTAGGAACAGGAGGACGACATCTGGAGAGGCTGGAGCTATTTTCAAATGTTGATCATATAGAAATGCAAAGGTTACCAGGAAAGACTTGATTCCAAACACAGCAGTCCTCAGGTGAGTTATACCTATCTAAACTCATGGGCTCTAATGGATGTTTGTAGGAGTAACTCGGTTTAGGACTGCAATGTAACACTATATCTTCTTCTAGAATGTCATGTTTGCGTACTCTGCAGTGATGCTAAATATGATCTTTGCATCTGACCTCAGTTATGATAATGTAGTGTTCTTAGATGTGTTTGTTGACTTAGAATATTTTCTCAGTTCTATCTACAGGGCCCATGAAGCTGTTGTGTATAGAACCAGATCCTTGGTCCACCAGGTTCAGTATCATCTAAGCCTGGTAGAGGTTTTCCACACCATCTATATCCTTTGGTAGAGTCTTCTACTCCACCCACTtcctcatccttttaactggagacacctgggatcttctgcatgccaagcagttgttCTTCTACTGAGCCATGACTCCTCTCCAAATCAATATtcttattgtttattatttaatttattcattatttgGTTTCTATAGCCACTGCTCCTGACATAGCCAGATCAGGGCCAtttaccgggccgccagcggccgcccctgccttccccccccccgcagcgagagggggggaagaggcaggcgctgCCGCTGGCACGCCaacgacgcaaacgcgcacgcacggagccaccgcgcatgcgtgtttgcgccccctgctggcgaaaaagCTCACGTGCAGctattctgcgcatgcgcgttagagccacctagtggcgaaaatgcgcatgcgcagcaactgcacgtgcgcgtttacgtgcagctgctgtggccggacagccggctctctcccaccctcggaggcggtccccgactaaaAGAAGGTCGGGGACCGCTAATTTACAGCATTTCAAACCATATATATTATCCATgctataacaataaaacaatatttaaaaaaaaaatcaggataaaAACATAAACCAGTCGAACTGGCTAGtatctattagaagaagaagaagagaagaagagttggttcttatatgacacttttctctacccgaaggaggctcaaagcagcttacagtcgccttcccattcctctccccacaacagacaccttgtgaggtgggtgaggctgagagagccctgatatcactgcccagtcagaacagctttatcagtgccgtggcgaggtccaaggtcacccaactggttgcatgtgggggagcgcagaatcgaatctggcatgccagattagaagtccgcactcctaaccaccacaccaaactggctctcggttcttatataccgcttttctttacccaaagaagtctcaaagcattcaccttccttttcctctcccaacaacagacaccctgtgaggtgggtgaggctgagagaaacctgatattactgaagaagaagagttggttcttatatactgcttttctctacccgaaggaggctcaaagcggcttacagtcgccttcccttccctctccccacaacagacaccctgtgagggaggtgaggctgagagaagaagaagagttggttcttaaatgatgcttttctctacccaaaggaatctccccacaacagacaccctgtgagggaggagaggctgagagagccctgatattactgaagaagaaaagttggttcttatatgccgcttttctctacccgaaggagtctcaaatcggcttgtaattgccttcccattcctctccccacaacagacaccctgtgagagaggggaggctgagagagccctgatattactgaagaagaagaattcgctcttgtatgccacttttctctaccaggaggagtctcaatgtagtttccaattgccttccctttcctcttgctATAGCAGACACCCTTTGAGTGAGGGGgaggctaagaaagccctgatattccttcttgGTTTCGTTTGCAACTCATCTGTCCATTTAAGTCTTCTGGCACCTGGGATTATATCATCAGCTAGTTCCGGGATGgacttaaataaaatgttttatgccACCTTaggtaaaatattttatgtagtggttaagtgtggtggcttctaatctggcaaggcagaTTGTGCAGTTGTGAAGTCGACAAGCCAGAAGTTGTGACGGCTTGCATTTCTGTCCTTAAAAAGTGGAGAACTAAAGCAGACTTCTTTCTTTTTAAGGAGCTTTTGAGGAAAACATCTGAAATATGTGTGCAGAACAACATAGTTGTTGATAGCTGAAAGGAGAGGTAAAAGACAAAggaagcaaaaacattttaaggATTTCACTGCTGAAAGTAGTGCAGGAACAAACTGCAAAATTTCTCGTAGGCACTTTAAACAGGTATCCATTTAAATCCATGATTATTCCATTGCCTGGCCACTATCCTACCTTGTTATGTCTTGCCAAAATGGCAAGTTATTGTTTGCCTTCACCTTGCCATAACAAAACgattccagggcctagtctgcacacaataaataatgcactttcaatgcactttagaagtagattttcctgttctgcacaggaaaatccaggttccgaagcacattgaaagtgcatgatccactgtgtgcagaatgggcccaggatgtcTCTGATCTTCACCTAGACGCTGGCAAGCCTGGCTGGGCTTGATCCCCTTACTGGCCTGTTAACAAAACATTTGCCCCTATAACAGAGACTTTTTGGCTACAGGTCtgaccccagatctccaggaatttcttaaccccaAGTTAGCAACACTTCCCTCATAATTTCCATATTTGGGAAACTGAAAAAGCttgttcctggccatgggattgttCCTAGCCATGGCTTGtttctggccatgggatttttcatCAATTGCCCCTTTCCCGCTCCAAAATGACATTGAGCTGAAGCCAAAGTCTCAAAAAATCATGTCAAGATTATTGGttgcaagaaaatatttctgaCTGCCACTCAGCACTGTA from Paroedura picta isolate Pp20150507F chromosome 7, Ppicta_v3.0, whole genome shotgun sequence includes these protein-coding regions:
- the LOC143841949 gene encoding taste receptor type 2 member 8-like produces the protein MATVLIVSFVFLVVETLTGLVANGSIVLIHFIDWFRSRKLSPTDLILTCLGLARLLLQAIMILGITLFVLLKVSQNNVLFPLTGIWKFTNSLNLWFAACLSVFYLAKIAIFSHPLFLRVKQRLPGLVPWLLLGSATSSAVKTIIVNTAWGYGSSTCSFNISPVSNRSHALMNISGKCLPFTTLYTALDIVPIMVFLSSTAFLISSLWKHMRSMQQTGTGTRDLNTQAHMTAIKALGSFAVLYLIYIAMTTLQSILVWKTQLTWTVMLLTVNV